Proteins encoded together in one Penicillium digitatum chromosome 1, complete sequence window:
- a CDS encoding uncharacterized protein (related to sialidase): MSFVDSARFRPTTPPHLSLGEYIGSGHSCHASNSSVYSSESSPWSTMTGNTSPTTSPTRHHHGPKLLPKIRLQDVVIFEPVSANGPLRHRRVLSNTRNPPPGLTSYPPARPSIGRRSRNIADRLTLASPISPVPMTAQGSFSALSSPVTIIPSCKRKAGGGHSRSVSASVLDVATLTRFGYPTYRELPKYTPQMQAQTTPTTPVTPITPSIMPYLSYSQRLGDQHFPASMQTSLTVPTPQYSYRQASAAQHSPVLLSPHEDLAPRTTTLLSYLTLPIQPINIVRNVSVVPTRGLHDYFWWDIRNLRNWSSFSLAAFDSLDSRLIQLLKTEIPAELTPRVVVSPASLAPESEHDLVCLIRDLYAPRINAALAVSQGKDHLQLYAAPDVRNTGHKNHGHPHFLANYLSDTEQTSTGLPRGRLVGIVKSFDRWNTGMRNEAPHRRVEYLNGLAHLQRCMREHSCRYGFIITEIELVCVRAGCDAGDEVPYFGYLEIAASIPLKTATGRRAHPRDAPLATPVSARSFSSSSSSCSSFPLSQDSSDPEPAEDALPAMTAGLGLYFLLMLSKSVPLPHQPSAHLNVGGPGAMTRQRILVEAKDKWIPEPQIGEKRDAKRVRGWVWPLDPWHRREGGASRGKAGTKTKKWHK; the protein is encoded by the coding sequence ATGTCTTTTGTCGATTCTGCTCGCTTTCGGCCAACGACGCCGCCGCATCTTTCTCTTGGGGAATACATCGGCTCCGGGCATAGTTGTCATGCCTCCAACTCTTCCGTCTATTCAAGCGAGTCATCCCCCTGGTCAACTATGACTGGAAACACCAGTCCTACCACGTCGCCAACCAGACATCATCATGGCCCAAAGCTACTACCAAAGATCCGACTCCAAGACGTCGTGATTTTTGAGCCCGTGTCTGCAAACGGACctcttcgtcatcgtcgGGTTCTGTCTAATACACGGAACCCTCCTCCTGGACTTACATCTTACCCACCTGCGCGGCCATCAATAGGCCGTCGGTCACGCAACATTGCGGACCGCTTAACATTGGCCTCTCCCATCTCGCCGGTGCCGATGACTGCTCAAGGCAGCTTCTCTGCCTTGTCATCGCCTGTGACCATCATTCCTTCGTGCAAGCGCAAGGCAGGTGGGGGCCACTCACGCTCGGTGTCGGCATCTGTTCTTGATGTAGCTACTTTGACTAGATTCGGGTATCCCACCTATCGGGAGCTGCCAAAATATACACCTCAAATGCAGGCCCAGACAACCCCGACCACCCCAGTCACCCCAATCACTCCAAGCATCATGCCTTACCTATCATATTCTCAAAGACTGGGGGACCAGCATTTTCCCGCAAGCATGCAAACTTCTTTGACAGTGCCGACGCCTCAATACAGCTACCGCCAGGCATCGGCTGCCCAGCATTCACCAGTCTTGCTCAGCCCCCATGAAGATCTAGCCCCGAGGACCACAACTCTACTGTCATATCTGACACTACCAATCCAACCAATCAACATAGTCCGCAACGTGAGTGTAGTGCCAACTCGTGGCTTACACGATTACTTCTGGTGGGACATCCGCAACCTGCGCAACTGGAGCTCATTCTCACTGGCGGCATTTGACTCTCTGGACAGCCGATTAATCCAGCTCTTGAAGACTGAAATCCCAGCAGAGCTCACACCGCGCGTGGTCGTATCTCCAGCAAGCCTAGCGCCAGAATCCGAGCACGACCTAGTGTGTTTAATCCGCGATCTCTACGCACCACGCATAAACGCCGCGCTAGCCGTCTCCCAAGGCAAAGACCACCTCCAACTCTACGCTGCCCCAGATGTCCGCAACACAGGCCACAAAAACCACGGCCACCCACATTTCCTAGCAAACTACCTCTCAGACACCGAGCAAACAAGTACGGGTCTCCCGCGCGGCCGACTTGTCGGCATCGTGAAGAGCTTTGACCGCTGGAACACCGGAATGCGCAACGAAGCCCCCCACAGACGCGTGGAATACCTCAACGGACTCGCCCACCTCCAGCGCTGCATGCGCGAGCATTCCTGTCGCTACGGCTTCATCATCACCGAGATCGAGCTCGTCTGCGTGCGAGCCGGCTGCGATGCAGGCGATGAGGTCCCCTATTTTGGGTACCTGGAGATCGCGGCGTCAATTCCGCTCAAGACAGCCACTGGGAGGAGGGCACATCCGCGCGACGCACCACTCGCAACGCCCGTCAGCGCGCGCTCtttctcgtcctcgtcctcgtcctgCTCGTCATTCCCCTTGAGTCAGGACTCCTCGGACCCAGAGCCAGCTGAGGACGCATTGCCAGCTATGACGGCGGGGTTGGGGTTGTATTTCTTGTTAATGCTTTCGAAGTCGGTTCCACTTCCACATCAGCCTTCTGCTCACCTTAACGTTGGCGGACCTGGTGCGATGACTCGTCAGAGGATTCTGGTGGAAGCGAAGGACAAGTGGATCCCTGAGCCGCAGATTGGGGAGAAAAGAGATGCTAAGAGGGTGAGGGGGTGGGTTTGGCCTTTGGATCCTTGGCATCGGAGGGAGGGAGGTGCGTCTAGGGGGAAGGCTGGGACGAAGACGAAAAAGTGGCATAAATGA
- a CDS encoding Hydroxymethylglutaryl-coenzyme A synthase C-terminal has product MAARPQNIGIKAIEVYFPTQCVDQVELEKYDGVSAGKYTIGLGQTKMSFCDDREDIYSMALTVLSSLMNKYNIDPKSVGRLEVGTETLLDKSKSVKSVLMQLFAPHGNTNIEGVDNVNACYGGTNAVFNSINWLESSAWDGRDAVVVCGDIALYAAGAARPTGGAGCVAMVIGPDAPIVFEPGLRASYLTHAYDFYKPDLTSEYPVVDGHYSLRCYTEAVDACYKAYDVREKTLKIQTNGATDESLSPLDRFDYILFHAPTCKLVQKSYARMLYNDYLANPSHPAFAEVAPELRDLDYEKSLTDKAVEKTFMGLTKKRFAERVNPGLQVATQCGNMYTATVYGGLASLLSNVAFDPKEPKRIGLFSYGSGLASSMFSAKIVGDVSGMVEKLDLQNRLNARTILEPVAYDAMCKLREHAHLKKDFKPTGNIETIGSGVYYLTEVDDMFRRKYEIKA; this is encoded by the exons ATGGCTGCTCGTCCCCAAAACATCGGTATCAAGGCCATTGAGGTCTACTTCCCTACTCAG TGTGTTGATCAGGTTGAGCTCGAGAAGTACGATGGCGTCTCTGCTGGAAAGTACACCATTGGTCTCGGACAGACCAAGATGAGCTTCTGTGATGACCGTGAGG ACATCTACTCCATGGCCCTCACCGTCCTCTCCTCCCTCATGAACAAATACAACATCGACCCCAAGTCCGTTGGAAGACTCGAGGTTGGCACTGAGACCCTTTTGGACAAGTCCAAGTCCGTAAAGTCCGTGCTCATGCAGCTTTTCGCTCCTCACGGAAACACCAACATTGAAGGTGTCGACAACGTCAATGCCTGCTACGGTGGCACCAACGCCGTCTTCAACAGCATCAACTGGCTCGAGTCCTCCGCCTGGGATGGCCGTGATGCTGTTGTGGTCTGCGGTGATATTGCCCTGTACGCTGCTGGTGCTGCCCGCCCCACTGGTGGTGCTGGCTGTGTTGCCATGGTCATTGGCCCCGATGCCCCTATCGTCTTCGAGCCCGGTCTCCGTGCCTCCTATCTCACTCACGCTTACGATTTCTATAAGCCCGACCTCACCAGCGAGTACCCCGTTGTCGATGGTCACTACTCCCTTCGATGCTACACCGAGGCTGTCGATGCCTGCTACAAGGCCTACGACGTCCGGGAGAAGACTTTGAAGATTCAGACCAACGGTGCTACCGACGAGTCTCTGTCCCCTCTGGACCGCTTCGACTACATCCTGTTCCACGCCCCTACCTGCAAGCTCGTCCAGAAGTCCTACGCTCGTATGCTTTATAACGACTACCTGGCCAACCCCTCGCACCCCGCTTTCGCTGAAGTTGCCCCCGAGCTCCGTGACTTGGACTACGAGAAGTCTCTTACCGACAAGGCTGTTGAGAAGACTTTCATGGGTCTGACTAAGAAGCGTTTCGCCGAGCGTGTGAACCCTGGTCTCCAGGTCGCCACCCAGTGTGGTAATATGTACACTGCCACCGTATACGGCGGTTTGGCCAGTCTTCTCAGCAACGTCGCTTTCGACCCCAAAGAGCCCAAGCGCATTGGTCTCTTCAGCTACGGTTCTGGTCTGGCCAGCTCCATGTTCAGCGCCAAGATTGTCGGTGATGTCTCCGGCATGGTTGAAAAGCTTGACCTCCAGAACCGCCTGAACGCCCGCACTATCCTCGAGCCTGTTGCGTATGATGCCATGTGCAAGCTCCGTGAGCACGCCCACTTGAAGAAGGACTTCAAGCCCACTGGTAACATTGAGACCATTGGATCCGGTGTCTACTACTTGACTGAGGTGGATGACATGTTCCGCCGCAAGTACGAGATCAAGGCTTAA
- a CDS encoding Glutamate carboxypeptidase Tre2, putative, with amino-acid sequence MGDEKFDYQAVPIPSYAEATGQPSSSRSNLGDGTDVERQGLLGRDHASTRGYHPPTVESARSSLDDLESLTSHSDRESVEELRREIDQMDVDDSASAPLTGRQAPLRDRFSKQLSSLGRTLSAIQRPFQRYMPNLRFTINLSDTRARFKDKGCIMLLRVFALLLVVTLVYVFFIADVFNINSRMAMGQSYSAASVENFIQGHINETNIAENLRRVTNYTHMAGTEGSFALSKLIEQEFQNAGFDEVSREEFQVYLNYPRKDGRRVAIIDPPSLAWEAKLEEDNAKDLVFHGHSKSGNVTGHLVYANFGSREDFKLLADTGISLDGSIALVRYYGTESDRALKIKAAELAGAAGCIIYSDPSQDGFRKGPAFPDGRYMPSDGVQRGGVSMMSQIVGDVLSPGWASTPGEKHRLSPEDSPGLPKIPSLPLAWRDAQILLQGLKGHGSKVPNEWVGGVPDVQEWWTGDQGSPIVHLMNLQDEVERQPIYNIHGRITGMDERDKKIIVGNHRDSWCIGSVDPGSGTAAFLEVVRAFGELLTYGWRPLRTIEFVSWDGEEYNLIGSTEHVEKEVDDLRANAFAYLNVDVGVAGPNFRVSASPVFERTVLQVLSRISDPYANATLKDLWDKKGSKITPLGAGSDYVAFQDIAGTSSIDFGFEGEPYPYHSCYETYDWMVKFADPDFQYHKILAQFWGLLLLDLSESPMLPFDLEVYGNSIEGWVKDLDKFAKSKKAKVDMQPMFKAATEMKANAVTFQSWNKIWHDTVWGMGGYESNIMAVQRVTHNVRMAAFETNLLDLEEGGGIPNRTQFRHVIFGPELWSGYDASIFPAIRDSINTGNWTLTQYWIDRVAKTIHHASDKLLH; translated from the exons ATGGGCGACGAGAAGTTTGACTATCAGGCTGTCCCCATCCCTTCTTACGCTGAAGCCACCGGCCAACCCTCCTCCTCTCGATCCAACCTTGGCGACGGAACAGATGTTGAACGACAGGGGCTACTCGGTCGCGATCATGCCTCCACACGTGGCTACCACCCACCAACCGTGGAATCGGCGCGCTCCAGCCTCGATGACCTGGAGTCATTGACCTCACACTCAGATCGAGAGTCGGTGGAGGAGCTACGGCGGGAAATAGATCAAATGGATGTGGATGATTCGGCATCGGCCCCCTTAACCGGCAGACAAGCCCCTCTGCGAGATCGTTTTTCCAAGCAGCTATCGAGTCTGGGTCGTACCCTCTCCGCTATTCAACGTCCTTTCCAACGGTATATGCCCAATTTGCGCTTCACGATAAATCTTAGTGACACAAGGGCACGCTTCAAAGATAAGGGGTGCATCATGCTTCTCCGAGTGTTCGCTCTTTTACTGGTGGTCACCCTAGTGTATGTGTTTTTCATTGCAGATGTCTTCAATATCAACAGTCGCATGGCCATGGGTCAGTCCTATAGCGCTGCCTCTGTCGAAAACTTCATCCAAGGTCACATCAACGAGACCAATATCGCCGAAAACTTGCGACGAGTCACCAACTACACTCACATGGCTGGCACGGAAGGCAGCTTTGCGCTATCAAAATTAATTGAACAAGAGTTCCAGAATGCAGGGTTCGATGAAGTGTCGCGGGAGGAATTCCAGGTCTACCTCAACTATCCACGCAAGGACGGGAGGAGAGTCGCAATCATCGACCCACCCAGTCTAGCCTGGGAGGCGAAACTCGAAGAGGACAATGCCAAGGACCTGGTATTCCATGGGCATTCGAAATCTGGCAATGTCACTGGGCATCTGGTGTATGCTAACTTCGGGTCCCGGGAAGATTTCAAGCTGCTCGCAGATACTGGAATTTCACTTGATGGCTCGATTGCCTTGGTCCGTTACTATGGGACTGAGTCCGATCGCGCATTgaaaatcaaggccgctgaATTAGCCGGGGCTGCCGGCTGTATCATCTACTCCGATCCCTCTCAGGACGGATTTCGAAAAGGCCCCGCTTTCCCCGACGGGCGGTATATGCCAAGCGATGGCGTGCAAAGGGGCGGTGTCAGCATGATGTCACAGATAGTTGGTGATGTTCTCAGCCCTGGATGGGCATCCACTCCAGGAGAGAAGCATCGTCTATCTCCCGAGGATAGCCCCGGACTACCCAAAATTCCCAGTCTCCCACTCGCTTGGCGCGATGCACAGATACTTCTGCAAGGCCTCAAAGGTCACGGCTCCAAAGTCCCCAATGAATGGGTGGGTGGTGTCCCAGATGTACAAGAGTGGTGGACTGGTGACCAGGGCTCCCCGATCGTTCATCTGATGAACCTGCAAGATGAAGTAGAACGGCAACCTATCTACAACATCCACGGCAGGATCACTGGAATGGACGAGCGCGATAAGAAGATTATTGTTGGCAACCACCGAGATTCGTGGTGCATAGGAAGTGTTGACCCCGGAAGTGGCACTGCTGCTTTCCTTGAGGTTGTACGAGCCTTTGGCGAGTTGCTCACCTATGGATGGCGGCCGCTTCGCACCATTGAATTTGTCAGTTGGGACGGAGAGGAGTACAATTTGATCGGCTCAACAGAACATGTCGAAAAGGAGGTTGATGATCTCCGTGCGAATGCGTTTGCCTATCTGAATGTTGACGTGGGTGTTGCTGGGCCTAACTTCCGTGTGTCTGCATCGCCCGTTTTTGAGCGCACCGTGCTGCAAGTTCTGAGTCGTATCTCGGACCCCTATGCGAACGCAACActgaaagacctctgggATAAGAAGGGCTCAAAGATCACCCCACTTGGCGCTGGAAGTGATTATGTTGCGTTCCAGGATATTGCTGGCACCTCGAGTATTGATTTCGGATTCGAGGGCGAGCCCTATCCATACCACAGCTGCTACGAAACGTATGACTGGATGGTTAAATTTGCAGACCCCGATTTCCAATACCACAAAATCCTAGCTCAAttttggggacttcttctccttgacctTTCGGAGAGCCCCATGCTGCCATTTGATTTAGAAGTCTACGGCAATTCCATTGAGGGATGGGTCAAAGATTTGGACAAATTTgccaaatcaaagaaggccAAGGTGGATATGCAACCCATGTTCAAGGCTGCGACCGAAATGAAAGCCAACGCTGTTACATTCCAGTCCTGGAACAAGATCTGGCACGACACTGTGTGGGGCATGGGCGGATATGAAAGCAATATCATGGCAGTCCAGCGGGTGACCCATAATGTTCGAATGGCTGCCTTTGAGACAAATTTACTTGACTTGGAAGAAGGCGGTGGC ATCCCCAACCGCACACAATTCCGACACGTCATCTTTGGTCCAGAGCTGTGGTCCGGCTACGACGCCTCGATCTTCCCTGCTATCCGCGACAGCATTAACACAGGGAATTGGACATTGACCCAATATTGGATCGACCGGGTGGCCAAGACCATCCACCACGCCAGCGACAAGCTACTCCACTAA
- a CDS encoding ATP adenylyltransferase, C-terminal — translation MSRLAACEACRKAKLACDHQLPVCTRCSANKGICIYRTTPFKRKRVEKQSLDSPDESPSFNPRRNPYPNPGYLGSSSHAAIFKHITPDGDQGLGNHQVVPEDLQSDLFGDNHLVLQGADILKHLLTTYKLSAMTDLVMFWLVKGANLALAEPFVEQCAQSVSQLFTYHDDNWHLIYARRLLQNSAQPLHFNDTSDLASFSAQFLDHNSRWETLGIFFAAVSRATIDIAIFPSLYTTEQEQYTLRRLCTKLCDFALEISLSLDCLNDLQLVMQYENFIVHSYVDGDQSYHSWRKLGDAISSTFALGYHENIEIKAGLPPFLKELRKTAFARIYSADKNVAIFLGRPPRMNKRFCHFQIPSCRNAKEGSADWTPDAEPGYRADTRWSALCASLKEEIWELLQDKHHPSCAQRASVIQCQAEEQWQHLPAHFRLEGSLKKCTQGPFGRDFVAGVRLHHLHVLFLLRLLLLKSPTEPDLPTVETAGQMLTLVVEIILLRDQLTNSGTGLIWKVAYYGLPAAGIMLLAMLKQHMPRAHRTRSLQDLSVFVAEVQIGTIVKPGDPNYPLLSKATRTIQRFLDSTHSDPAHSLPEMAGLEGNEEWTSLLSQDLWDFEAGFWQNLADHPSLVVIEPSLPPV, via the exons ATGTCGCGTCTGGCTGCTTGTGAAGCTTGCAGGAAGGCCAAACTGGCATGCGACCATCAGTTACCCGTTTGCACGCGTTGCAGTGCTAACAAGGGAATTTGTATCTACAGGACTACGCCCTTTAAGCGAAAAAGAGTCGAGAAGCAAAG CCTTGATTCGCCGGATGAATCGCCGTCATTTAATCCAAGGCGCAATCCGTACCCAAACCCTGGATATCTAGGATCTTCCAGCCATGCAGCTATATTCAAGCACATCACTCCAGATGGAGACCAAGGCCTCGGTAATCATCAGGTGGTACCGGAGGATCTACAATCAGACTTATTTGGGGACAACCATCTGGTCCTGCAAGGCGCAGATATCCTCAAACACCTCTTGACAACATACAAGTTGTCCGCCATGACAGATCTCGTCATGTTTTGGCTAGTCAAGGGAGCTAACCTGGCCCTGGCAGAGCCCTTTGTTGAACAATGTGCTCAGAGTGTGAGCCAATTGTTTACTTATCATGACGACAACTGGCATCTAATTTATGCAAGACGCCTCTTGCAAAACTCGGCCCAGCCACTGCACTTTAACGATACCTCTGACCTGGCTAGTTTCTCGGCTCAGTTTCTCGATCACAATTCTCGTTGGGAGACACtggggattttttttgccGCTGTCAGTCGAGCGACAATTGACATTGCGATCTTTCCCTCTCTATATACCACCGAGCAAGAGCAGTACACTCTCCGAAGACTATGCACCAAACTTTGCGACTTCGCACTAGAGATATCTCTGTCTCTAGATTGCTTGAATGATCTACAGCTGGTGATGCAATACGAAAACTTTATCGTTCACTCCTATGTAGATGGAGACCAAA GCTATCATTCCTGGCGCAAACTAGGCGACGCAATATCTTCCACATTTGCCCTAGGCTACCACGAAAACATCGAAATAAAAGCCGGACTCCCGCCATTCCTTAAAGAACTGCGCAAAACAGCCTTTGCGCGTATCTACTCCGCAGATAAGAATGTAGCAATATTCCTCGGCCGCCCGCCACGAATGAACAAACGATTCTGCCACTTCCAGATCCCATCGTGCCGGAACGCAAAAGAAGGCTCAGCAGACTGGACCCCAGACGCGGAACCAGGGTACCGGGCTGATACGCGGTGGTCTGCACTGTGCGCATCGCTGAAGGAGGAGATCTGGGAGCTTCTTCAAGACAAGCATCATCCGTCATGTGCGCAACGAGCAAG CGTGATACAGTGTCAAGCAGAGGAGCAGTGGCAACACCTGCCGGCCCATTTCCGGCTCGAGGGCAGTCTGAAGAAATGCACACAAGGACCCTTCGGGCGGGATTTCGTTGCCGGTGTACGGCTGCACCACTTACATGTGCTTTTTTTGCTCCGTCTTTTACTTCTTAAATCACCGACCGAGCCCGATCTACCGACTGTTGAAACGGCGGGTCAGATGCTCACGCTCGTTGTGGAGATTATTCTGCTGCGGGATCAGCTCACTAATTCTGGGACGGGTCTTATCTGGAAG GTCGCATACTACGGCCTCCCCGCTGCGGGGATTATGCTTCTGGCCATGTTAAAGCAGCACATGCCACGAGCGCACCGGACACGGTCATTACAAGATCTCAGTGTGTTTGTAGCGGAGGTGCAGATCGGGACTATTGTTAAACCTGGGGATCCGAATTACCCGTTGCTTTCCAAGGCCACTCGGACTATACAGCGTTTTCTAGACTCGACTCATTCGGATCCGGCGCACTCTCTGCCTGAAATGGCTGGACTTGAGGGTAATGAAGAGTGGACGTCACTACTGAGTCAAGATTTGTGGGATTTCGAGGCTGGGTTCTGGCAGAATTTGGCTGATCATCCGTCTTTGGTGGTGATTGAGCCTTCTTTGCCTCCTGTCTAG